One window from the genome of Hydractinia symbiolongicarpus strain clone_291-10 chromosome 1, HSymV2.1, whole genome shotgun sequence encodes:
- the LOC130644750 gene encoding uncharacterized protein LOC130644750 produces the protein MSLTEAQMKRLQKLQKVACSFVIGRYAKIQDIIKLKWLPIKERREFNLSKLTYKAINFTNWSSSCKVNVRIKRNNLRNQHELSLHHSIDGTFQDEAARVFNSLPANLRTADSFNIFSRNIKSYLLDKILTQVSVDESEKARQLLVEQKIMV, from the exons ATGTCGCTGACTGAAGCACAAATGAAAAGATTACAAAAACTTCAAAAAGTTGCATGTAGTTTTGTTATTGGACGTTATGCCAAAATTCAAGATATCATCAAATTAAAATGGCTCCCCATAAAGGAACGTCGTGAATTCAACTTATCGAAACTAACGTACAAAGCCATTAATTTCACCAACTGGTCAAGTTCCTGTAAAGTAAATGTACGTATAAAGCGAAACAATCTCCGAAACCAGCATGAACTCAGCCTTCATCATTCGATCGATGGTACCTTTCAAGATGAAGCAGCGCGAGTGTTCAACAGTCTACCAGCTAACCTTCGTACTGCTGATTCCTTCAATATTTTTTCTAGAAATATTAAATCATATCTACTAGATAA AATATTAACACAAGTGTCTGTGGATGAAAGTGAAAAAGCTAGGCAACTTTTGGTTGAACAAAAAATTATGGTTTAA
- the LOC130644835 gene encoding uncharacterized protein LOC130644835 — MIVVHEDRVFNIFIPHISTKFYNNMTHFQIHQTKDKEKNKILMNLLGGPFGDWPKHSSYFGPHLCELCKKPGKMLKKLLFTCQLFKKNNKTFGHLLDNKTMTETMWHNELVLFKENQSQKMKNFDLDSWKKKRRRTVGAYLLCGAIGGVDYSVVFATLYLYLTDLVKTDKPKLYYGLTIASFCLCSTILGPPAGRFIDKTRKMKLYTNFVLVAQIIGNLLYAIHFHPIYLVTGRFIAGIADTFSSICSGEIVRLYDSKEGTSALWWLASSYSVGFAIGPCFGIIFKGVFDFNIGSLTINYLNFVGIFVAAMTLLVLIIVNFFLYDCSAEFDLKKHIKEHDECCTSPNNDAECGPGEICMSKLDLNAEVDVDKEMLIQHDCDHSVASVLKTIITNPDALLMFVSSFMFMYCLMSLDLLIPLIELNLLGWSLEALTLTLVTYGITYFFALLILSKYCTSQRAVYCVSLVCIVFQLVLFVIMTAMKRLERNLERDVTLMVLFMIGYIFVWFIEEVLLRTMVAMMVPSIVQSFTEALRNVLSRSGTVIAALTAAFAMSALDWWSIGMEIAVLILLVCFICRYKSLTHIQEMSFSQ; from the exons ATGATTGTAGTTCATGAGGATCGAGTGTTCAATATTTTTATACCTCATATTTCCACCAAGTTTTACAATAAT ATGACGCATTTCCAAATACACCAAacaaaagataaagaaaaaaacaa AATACTGATGAACTTATTAGGCGGTCCTTTTGGGGATTGGCCAAAGCATAGCTCCTATTTTG GCCCTCATTTATGCGAACTATGCAAAAAACcgggaaaaatgttaaaaaaacttttatttacctGTCAACtctttaaaaagaat aacaaaactTTTGGTCATCTTTTGGACAACAAAACAATGACAGAAACAATGTGGCACAATGAACTTGTTTTG TTTAAAGAAAATCAatctcaaaaaatgaaaaatttcgaTTTGGATAGCTGGAAGAAGAAGCGACGAAGAACAGTTGGTGCATATCTATTGTGTGGTGCTATTGGAGGTGTGGATTACAGTGTTGTGTTTGCAACACTGTATCTATATCTCACAGATTTGGTTAAAACTGATAAACCGAAGTTGTATTATGGATTAACTATAGCATCATTTTGTTTATGCTCGACGATACTGGGACCTCCTGCTGGCCGTTTCATTGACAAAACTCGTAAAATGAAATTGTACACAAACTTTGTACTCGTAGCACAAATTATTGGAAATCTATTATATGCTATTCACTTTCATCCAATTTATTTAGTTACTGGTAGATTTATTGCGGGCATAGCAGACACCTTCAGTAGCATCTGCTCTGGTGAGATTGTTCGACTTTACGACAGCAAAGAAGGTACGAGTGCATTGTGGTGGCTAGCTTCATCCTACTCCGTTGGATTTGCTATCGgtccatgttttggtattatttttAAAGGCGTGTTCGACTTTAACATTGGATCTCTCACAataaactacttaaattttGTTGGCATATTTGTGGCTGCAATGACACTTCTTGTGTTAATAATTGTCAATTTCTTTCTGTATGATTGTTCGGCTGAatttgatctaaaaaagcatataAAAGAACATGATGAGTGTTGTACAAGCCCAAATAATGACGCAGAATGTGGTCCAGGTGAAATTTGTATGAGTAAATTAGACCTTAATGCAGAGGTAGATGTCGATAAAGAAATGCTAATACAACATGACTGTGACCATTCTGTAGCATCAGTGTTGAAGACCATCATTACAAACCCAGACGCTTTGTTAATGTTTGTATCTTCTTTTATGTTTATGTATTGCTTAATGAGCCTAGATCTACTTATACCATTGATAGAGTTGAATTTATTGGGGTGGAGTTTAGAAGCTTTAACATTAACTTTAGTGACGTATGGCATTACGTACTTCTTTGCGCTGttaattttatcaaaatattgCACTTCACAACGTGCTGTGTACTGTGTAAGTTTGGTCTGTATTGTCTTTCAACtggttttgtttgttattatgACTGCCATGAAACGATTAGAACGAAATTTGGAACGTGATGTAACACTGATGGTCCTTTTTATGATTGGTTATATTTTTGTGTGGTTCATTGAAGAGGTTTTGTTGCGAACTATGGTTGCAATGATGGTACCCTCTATCGTACAAAGTTTTACTGAAGCTTTACGGAATGTCCTATCCCGTTCGGGAACTGTTATTGCTGCCTTAACAGCGGCATTTGCAATGTCAGCGTTAGATTGGTGGTCAATTGGAATGGAAATTGCAGTTTTGATATTGCTTGTTTGCTTTATATGTCGATATAAATCTTTAACACACATTCAAGAAATGTCGTTTTCacaataa
- the LOC130634465 gene encoding uncharacterized protein LOC130634465 — MENFDLDSWKRKRRRTVGAYLLCGAIGGVDYSVVFATLYLYLTDLVKTDKPKLYYGLTIASFCLCSTILGPPAGRFIDKTRKMKLYTNFVLVAQIIGNLLYAIHFHPIYLVIGRFIAGIADTFSSICSGEIVRLYDSKEGTSALWWLASSYSVGFAIGPCFGIIFKGVFDFNIGSLTINYLNFVGIFVAAMTLLVLIIVNFFLYDCSAEFDLKKHIKEHDECCTSPNNDTECGPGEIRMSELDLNVEVDVDKEIVLIQNDGNHPVALVLKTIITNPDALLMFVTSFIFMYCLMSLDLLIPLIELNLLGWSLEALTLTLVTYGITYFFALLLLSKYCTSQRAVYYVSLACIVFQLVLFVIMIAMKRLERNLERDVTLMVLFMIGYIFVWFIEEVLLRTMVAMMVPSIVQSFTEALRNVLSRSGTVIAALTAAFAMSALDWWSIGMEIAVLILLVCFICRYKSLTHIQEISFSQ, encoded by the coding sequence ATGGAAAATTTCGATTTGGATAGCTGGAAGAGAAAACGACGAAGAACAGTTGGTGCATATCTATTGTGTGGTGCTATTGGAGGTGTGGATTACAGTGTTGTGTTTGCAACACTGTATCTATATCTCACAGATTTGGTTAAAACTGATAAACCGAAGTTGTATTATGGATTAACTATAGCATCATTTTGTTTATGCTCGACGATACTGGGACCTCCTGCTGGCCGTTTCATTGACAAAACTCGTAAAATGAAATTGTACACAAACTTTGTACTCGTAGCACAAATTATTGGAAATCTATTATATGCTATTCACTTTCATCCAATTTATTTAGTTATTGGTAGATTTATAGCGGGCATAGCAGACACATTCAGTAGCATCTGCTCTGGTGAGATTGTTCGACTTTACGACAGCAAAGAAGGAACGAGTGCATTGTGGTGGCTAGCTTCATCCTACTCCGTTGGATTTGCTATCGgtccatgttttggtattatttttAAAGGCGTGTTCGACTTTAACATTGGATCTCTCACAataaactacttaaattttGTTGGAATATTTGTGGCTGCAATGACACTTCTTGTGTTAATAATTGTCAATTTCTTTCTGTATGATTGTTCGGCTGAatttgatctaaaaaagcatataAAAGAACATGATGAGTGTTGTACAAGCCCAAATAATGACACAGAATGTGGTCCAGGTGAAATTCGTATGAGTGAATTAGACCTTAATGTAGAGGTTGATGTCGACAAAGAAATAGTGCTAATACAAAATGACGGTAACCATCCTGTAGCATTGGTATTGAAGACAATCATTACAAACCCAGACGCTTTGTTAATGTTTGTAACTTCctttatttttatgtattgCTTAATGAGCCTAGATCTACTTATACCATTGATAGAGTTGAATTTATTGGGATGGAGTTTAGAAGCTTTAACGTTAACTTTAGTGACGTATGGTATTACCTATTTCTTTGCGCTGTTACTTTTATCAAAATATTGCACTTCACAACGTGCTGTGTACTATGTAAGTTTGGCCTGTATTGTCTTTCAACTGGTTTTGTTTGTTATCATGATTGCCATGAAACGATTAGAACGGAATTTGGAACGTGATGTAACACTGATGGTCCTTTTTATGATTGGTTATATTTTTGTGTGGTTCATTGAAGAGGTTTTGTTGCGAACTATGGTTGCAATGATGGTACCCTCTATCGTACAAAGTTTTACTGAAGCTTTACGGAATGTCCTATCCCGTTCGGGAACTGTTATAGCTGCCTTAACAGCGGCATTTGCAATGTCAGCGTTAGATTGGTGGTCAATTGGAATGGAAATTGCAGTTTTGATATTGCTTGTTTGCTTTATATGTCGATATAAATCTTTAACACACATTCAAGAAATATCGTTTTCgcaataa